The Candidatus Zymogenaceae bacterium nucleotide sequence GTGCTTCGGGACTACCCGACGATGATCAAGACATACCGGGAGGAGCGGGATGGGCTGGAGGAGTCGTTCATCGCGGAGGCGACGGAGGCTGTGGACGGCTCATCGAAAGGGGGAGCGGCGAAGAAAGGAGCCGCCCTCCGTGACCTTTCCCGGAGCTGTTTCAAGAGGGCGAACGACGCAGAGGAGACCTGGACGAAGCGGGTGGAGGCGACGAAAATAGAAAAGAGGGCTGGGGGCTCGTTCGGGAGCTACTGGAAAAAGCAGAACAGGAAGGCTAAAATCCCCGGAATGTCCTGATTGGTGCGTCTTCTCTTTAACATACTATAATGAAAAGGCCGGACGATAGATCCGGCCTTTTTTATGCTCTATACCGCCCGCCTCGCGCCCGACGATACACGGCACAGGACGAGAAGGGAGGCATGGGGGCGAATATTTTACTCCCGCCCGCAGCAGTGCTTGTATTTCTGTCCGCTGCCGCAGGGACAGGGATCGTTCCTCCCCACAGGCTTTACCCTTGACGCATCGGGGCCGGTCAGGCTGTTTCTGATCTCCATCACCCGGCGGCGCACTTCATCCACCCTCGGTGCAATATGATCGAGGAGCGCCTTTCTGCCCTCGCACAGCAGCGACACGTCGGTATAGCCGCCCCTGCCGTTCGCTCGAAACTTCGTGCAGTCTCCCCGGCAGAACGCCAGATGCCCGCAGGTTTTGCACGCTTCCGGAATGTGCGCCTTCATCTGCCCGAAGGCGATACGCTTCGGATTACCGTAGACATCACCGATGGAATCCTCAACCAGGTTTCCCAGCTTCCACTGGGGATAGACGAAGAAGTCGCACGGGTAGACGTCGCCGTTGTGTTCCACCAGAAGGTACGCGCCGCACCGATCGAGCCAGCCGCACGAGACCTTCACGCCGTCGATAAGGTGGATGAAGATGTCCTCAAAGATACGGATTGATACCGTGGTGAATCCGTCCTCCATCCACAGGTCGAAGAGGGTCGTGTGAAAGCGGCCGAGCTCATCCCCCGTCACGGCATAGGGCATCAATTCACCGGTGTCGGGGTCGTGTTCGACACAGGGGATGAATTGGAGATGGGAAAATCCCCCCTCCCGGAGATATCGGTACAGCCGCTCCGGCTGGCCGATATTCGCCTGTGAGAGGAGCACCAGGATATTGAAGAGCACCCCATGCTCTTTGAGCACGGAGGCCGCCCGGAGCACCCGACGATGAGTGCCCCCGCCCCGGGGATCGGTGCGGTAGGTATCGTGGATGTCTTCAGGACCATCCAGGGAAAGCCCCACCAGGAAATTTCTCTTTTTGAGGAAATCCGCCCATTCGTCGTCCAGGAGCACCCCGTTGGTCTGGAGGGTGTTTTCGATGACCTGACCCGGCTTCCGATATCTATCCTGGATGCTGGTCACCTCGCGATAGAAATCGAGCCCCATGAGCGTCGGTTCTCCCCCCTGCCAAGTGAACGAGACGTGACGGGCCCCGGTATCCAGCGTTTTCTCGATAATGGCCCGGGCGGTGTCGAAGGTCATAACCTTCCCTTCAGGATATACCTCCGACACCCGCTTGTAGAAACAGTACGTGCAGTTCAGGTTGCAGTAGTAAGAAGACGGTTTGAGGAGCAGGTAGATGTTGGGTATACGCATGGCGGGCCTGTGTGTGTTATGGTAATCCTTGACAATCCGGTCGTTTACTTCACGACGTCCAGGATGTCCCCCTCGCGCCTGACGACCCTCCCCCCGTCGATGAGCCGCTCCAAGTGAAGATCGATCATCCGTCCCTCCCAGTATCGGAGAAGCGGCTCCGCATAGGGGAACCCGCCGTATATGGGCGAGCGGTCCACCAGCTCATCTGTGGTGGAGGCGCCGTTTTGGATGTGGGAGAAAATCAGCTCGTCCCGTTCGTCGAATACCCGGGCGTATGCAGAAAGACTCTCCTTGATGCGATCGGTGATGATCCCCTTGTGCCCCGAGACGAGGCACTCGATCTCCAGATCCAACAGGCGATCGATGGACGAGATAAATTCACTGATGTTCGATTCCCTGTGTCCGTACCAGGGGCCGAATCCGGTCAGGTCGTAGTCGAAGGAGAACAGTATCTTCCGATCCGGCTCATACAGGCAGTA carries:
- a CDS encoding anaerobic sulfatase maturase — encoded protein: MPNIYLLLKPSSYYCNLNCTYCFYKRVSEVYPEGKVMTFDTARAIIEKTLDTGARHVSFTWQGGEPTLMGLDFYREVTSIQDRYRKPGQVIENTLQTNGVLLDDEWADFLKKRNFLVGLSLDGPEDIHDTYRTDPRGGGTHRRVLRAASVLKEHGVLFNILVLLSQANIGQPERLYRYLREGGFSHLQFIPCVEHDPDTGELMPYAVTGDELGRFHTTLFDLWMEDGFTTVSIRIFEDIFIHLIDGVKVSCGWLDRCGAYLLVEHNGDVYPCDFFVYPQWKLGNLVEDSIGDVYGNPKRIAFGQMKAHIPEACKTCGHLAFCRGDCTKFRANGRGGYTDVSLLCEGRKALLDHIAPRVDEVRRRVMEIRNSLTGPDASRVKPVGRNDPCPCGSGQKYKHCCGRE